A single window of Intrasporangium calvum DSM 43043 DNA harbors:
- a CDS encoding helix-turn-helix domain-containing protein, with amino-acid sequence MDVSEEHHLRRRFGRELRRQRGERSQQDLAQAMSVSASYVALVETGRRRASDEFLESFASVVESDAEELKKQRDLVDSLGRLQGLSPSLQDEILSLVGHRLQRAPSGQNLRESRSRQMSLGLMSSTNAMAFARGWEKPRRGRKPRRESLLEELVEKASSLNDRQLERAVAYLDGLSDSAPKPGAGPADPAPKRPPAR; translated from the coding sequence ATGGACGTAAGTGAAGAGCACCACCTGCGTCGACGGTTCGGGCGAGAACTTCGCCGCCAGCGGGGCGAGCGTTCCCAGCAAGATCTCGCCCAGGCGATGAGTGTCAGTGCTAGTTACGTTGCGTTGGTGGAGACGGGCAGACGACGTGCCTCGGATGAGTTCCTGGAGTCTTTCGCCAGCGTGGTGGAAAGTGACGCCGAGGAACTGAAGAAGCAGCGTGACCTTGTCGACTCCCTAGGGAGGCTCCAAGGACTCTCCCCTTCGCTACAGGACGAGATCCTGTCGCTCGTCGGGCACAGGCTTCAACGGGCCCCGTCTGGGCAGAATCTTCGCGAATCGAGGAGCCGCCAAATGAGCCTGGGCCTTATGTCGAGTACGAATGCCATGGCCTTTGCCCGGGGCTGGGAGAAGCCGCGGCGTGGTCGAAAGCCGCGGCGGGAGAGCCTCCTCGAGGAACTGGTCGAGAAGGCCAGCTCCCTCAATGACAGGCAGTTGGAACGCGCCGTCGCCTACCTCGATGGACTAAGTGACTCGGCCCCCAAGCCTGGCGCCGGTCCGGCGGATCCTGCCCCCAAGAGGCCCCCAGCCCGGTGA
- a CDS encoding DUF3883 domain-containing protein, which translates to MRRILMTWNPGPANDEQWNPEAWDDEMVEPTLAGEGVMTSWSVARRRNGIEAGDLAYMLRQGAHGRGLVAMGEILSTPETGEHWSGDGRETNYVEIDWWVALPLSKMITISQLELLVPDFHWNQVFSSGREIKSPDAQKLDELFGVLDPAGDQDELEVRGAFFGDPVHNREIEIAAMDVVTERYELEDYFVTDVSDEKLGYDLVASKGAKEQHIEVKGTSGTGVAFLLTRHEYDTARTDPDWILVVVTAALGDAPGYYELDPETVVDHAEPMVYQVRVPEERFV; encoded by the coding sequence ATGCGTCGCATCCTGATGACCTGGAACCCCGGGCCCGCGAACGACGAACAGTGGAACCCCGAGGCATGGGATGACGAGATGGTTGAACCCACCTTGGCCGGCGAGGGTGTCATGACGTCGTGGAGCGTTGCCCGCAGACGTAACGGGATAGAAGCTGGCGACTTGGCATACATGTTGCGTCAGGGAGCTCACGGGCGCGGGCTGGTCGCGATGGGAGAAATCCTCAGCACGCCGGAGACTGGCGAGCATTGGAGCGGCGATGGCCGTGAAACCAACTACGTCGAGATCGACTGGTGGGTTGCCCTTCCCCTCTCGAAGATGATCACTATTTCTCAACTCGAACTGCTCGTGCCGGATTTCCACTGGAATCAGGTCTTCAGCTCGGGGCGGGAAATCAAGAGCCCGGATGCGCAGAAGCTCGATGAGCTCTTCGGGGTTCTTGACCCCGCCGGAGACCAAGACGAGCTCGAGGTCCGCGGCGCCTTCTTCGGGGATCCGGTTCACAACCGCGAGATCGAGATCGCTGCGATGGACGTTGTGACCGAACGGTACGAACTTGAGGACTACTTCGTCACCGACGTGAGCGACGAGAAGCTCGGCTATGACCTCGTGGCCAGCAAGGGTGCGAAGGAACAACACATAGAGGTCAAGGGGACGAGCGGCACGGGCGTGGCCTTCCTCCTGACAAGGCATGAATACGACACGGCGCGAACTGATCCCGACTGGATCTTGGTAGTGGTCACGGCGGCCCTCGGAGACGCGCCGGGGTACTACGAGCTGGACCCGGAAACCGTTGTGGATCACGCTGAACCGATGGTGTACCAGGTGCGCGTCCCGGAAGAACGGTTTGTCTGA
- a CDS encoding T3SS (YopN, CesT) and YbjN peptide-binding chaperone 1 has product MTVDLETSIDSAWRSFRQVLAEALDGLSEGESLRVALNPGEAVDDAVPGAEVCREAASFVVAVPSNRALPPSFRVSRVGLRHLRRLGLTRGSRGGLTYGASYPISHVDQAASVAVSALRVAFRLVHPAFLTSEDFTWETGSRPPLVTTAAHETELAVKPVNRDDLDRLVDEALTPMIRHVPVRDSDGDIPFRAGSCVVFVRTNDESPVILVFAEMVVAIRDLDAAVRELDVLNRQISGVKFSLHDDRIVASVELPALPFVGEHLRVLVASMCEVISSNDGLAARRVSGRTFLGGEEPDADEGDESEPREEIHPVMLRLLQLDAERPGSVRPKDAAKLCAYDSDLLVELIRWNEEQEIAWREARDEAMAAHDYDEADACEGERAHAQRTVRILRKALRFVLL; this is encoded by the coding sequence ATGACGGTGGATCTGGAGACCAGTATCGACAGTGCTTGGCGAAGCTTCCGGCAGGTATTGGCGGAGGCGCTGGATGGGCTGAGCGAGGGGGAGAGTCTGCGCGTTGCGCTGAACCCTGGGGAGGCGGTCGACGACGCCGTACCCGGGGCTGAGGTGTGTCGGGAGGCGGCCTCGTTTGTCGTCGCAGTGCCGAGTAACCGGGCTCTCCCGCCCAGTTTCCGAGTGTCCAGGGTTGGCCTGCGCCACCTCCGGCGACTTGGCCTGACGCGGGGCTCCCGGGGCGGGCTGACGTACGGCGCGAGCTACCCGATCAGTCACGTGGACCAAGCCGCGAGTGTCGCAGTGTCCGCGCTGCGTGTGGCGTTCAGGCTCGTGCACCCGGCGTTCCTCACGAGTGAGGACTTCACGTGGGAGACGGGTTCCCGCCCGCCGTTGGTCACGACAGCCGCGCACGAGACGGAGCTGGCCGTCAAGCCGGTGAACCGGGACGATCTGGACCGGCTCGTCGATGAGGCGCTCACGCCGATGATCCGGCATGTGCCGGTCCGCGACTCCGACGGAGATATCCCGTTCCGAGCGGGGTCTTGCGTGGTGTTCGTGCGCACCAACGACGAGAGCCCGGTGATCCTGGTGTTCGCCGAGATGGTCGTGGCCATCCGCGACCTGGACGCCGCTGTCCGAGAGCTCGACGTGCTCAACCGACAGATCTCGGGGGTGAAGTTCTCACTGCACGACGACCGGATCGTTGCCAGTGTCGAGCTGCCGGCGCTGCCCTTCGTGGGTGAGCACCTGCGCGTTCTGGTGGCCAGCATGTGCGAGGTCATCTCGAGCAACGACGGGTTAGCGGCGCGGCGGGTCAGCGGGCGCACGTTCCTAGGAGGGGAGGAACCGGACGCGGATGAAGGGGACGAGTCTGAGCCGCGGGAGGAGATCCACCCAGTGATGTTGCGCCTGCTGCAGCTTGATGCGGAGCGTCCGGGATCGGTGCGCCCGAAGGACGCGGCGAAGCTGTGCGCGTACGACTCGGACCTCCTCGTCGAGCTCATCCGCTGGAACGAGGAGCAGGAGATCGCGTGGCGGGAGGCTCGAGACGAGGCTATGGCCGCCCACGACTACGACGAGGCGGATGCCTGCGAGGGGGAGCGGGCCCACGCGCAGCGGACCGTCAGGATCCTCCGGAAGGCTCTGCGATTCGTTCTCCTCTAA